One part of the Lotus japonicus ecotype B-129 chromosome 2, LjGifu_v1.2 genome encodes these proteins:
- the LOC130736185 gene encoding F-box/kelch-repeat protein At3g06240-like yields the protein MAFKLLSMSATNPGMEIPVPTFKRFRICDHSNGILCLSAWSTDDAQVLLYNPLTKEFRQLPPYTIEHSSRVAVGMGYDSFTDDFKDISIWKRQTATNYYATEQYTLMIVLQCALKELSTGGHGALKTISINVMVALNMDDRVFQIVPKPLGARIGQPHSRSLTVWNDSISLVCYDYYTSSDIDIWVMDGFGSWTLMRTIENLGEEKPKPLIFWKGNELLMRRLKE from the exons ATGGCATTTAAACTCCTTTCCATGTCTGCCACAAACCCTGGCATGGAAATCCCAGTACCCACATTCAAACGGTTTCGAATTTGCGATCACTCCAATGGTATATTGTGCTTGTCAGCTTGGTCTACTGATGATGCGCAGGTTCTTTTGTATAACCCATTAACCAAAGAATTTAGACAACTTCCTCCTTACACTATTGAGCATAGCTCACGTGTAGCAGTTGGAATGGGGTATGATTCCTTCACTGATGATTTTAAGGATATAAGCATTTGGAAAAGGCAGACTGCCACAAATTATTATGCTACTGAGCAATATACTTTAA TGATAGTTTTGCAATGTGCTTTAAAAGAACTTTCTACTGGTGGGCATGGCGCCTTGAAGACAATTTCAATTAATGTAATGGTGGCATTGAATATGGATGATAGGGTTTTCCAAATTGTACCAAAGCCACTTGGTGCTCGTATTGGTCAACCTCATTCTAGATCTTTAACTGTGTGGAATGACTCCATCTCACTGGTTTGCTATGATTATTACACCTCATCCGATATTGACATATGGGTGATGGATGGATTTGGTTCTTGGACTCTTATGAGAACAATAGAAAATCTAGGAGAAGAAAAGCCTAAACCTTTGATTTTTTGGAAGGGGAATGAGCTTCTCATGAGACGTCTCAAGGAATGA
- the LOC130736184 gene encoding uncharacterized protein LOC130736184, translated as MGYDSFTDDFKVISIRKRVSVIVEQYTLSTDSWAVMPNTNAELFYFDDYNGFAMCFNRTFYWWALYREEFSAVIVALNMDDGVFQMVPKPPGANIIERNARTLTVWNDSISLVCCSYQSPSNFDIWVMGGFGSWIHMRTIKHLTEEVPKPWVFWKGNELLMEMVSCGKITSYNVDTKESKDVLIKMMHTDGISCFQAVNYVASLVPLRGEINLPVS; from the coding sequence ATGGGGTATGATTCCTTCACTGATGATTTTAAAGTTATAAGCATTCGGAAAAGGGTTAGCGTGATTGTTGAGCAATATACTTTAAGTACAGATTCGTGGGCAGTGATGCCTAATACTAATGCTGagcttttttattttgatgatTATAATGGTTTTGCAATGTGCTTTAATAGAACTTTCTACTGGTGGGCATTGTATCGTGAAGAATTTTCCGCTGTAATCGTGGCATTGAATATGGATGATGGGGTTTTCCAAATGGTGCCAAAGCCACCGGGTGCCAATATTATCGAACGTAATGCTAGAACTCTAACTGTGTGGAATGACTCCATCTCACTGGTCTGCTGTAGTTATCAATCCCCGTCCAATTTTGACATATGGGTGATGGGTGGATTTGGTTCTTGGATCCACATGAGAACTATAAAACATTTGACAGAAGAAGTGCCTAAACCTTGGGTTTTCTGGAAGGGGAATGAGCTTCTTATGGAGATGGTGTCTTGTGGAAAGATCACGTCCTACAATGTTGATACCAAAGAATCTAAGGATGTCCTAATAAAGATGATGCATACAGATGGAATCTCATGTTTTCAAGCTGTGAATTATGTGGCAAGTCTAGTTCCATTGAGAGGAGAGATTAATTTACCAGTTTCTTGa